In the genome of Amia ocellicauda isolate fAmiCal2 chromosome 3, fAmiCal2.hap1, whole genome shotgun sequence, one region contains:
- the mbd4 gene encoding methyl-CpG-binding domain protein 4 translates to MMIEKQCIASHAQQEEEAETEHHSTRPGRPGVPPGWDKVVKTRKSGKTAGKMDVYIISPQGTKFRSRSALLVYLQSSSDINLKAADFDFSLPRSGGILLTPDGRTEKTKHSDHEDRRQSARNKRRHSIRRDAPAGMAREGKQQEELGNKTTSGQQDNKQVLTGHIEEKRTEEQNGDVEKDHMKPEEPQNGLLKNKLLRIAQSSKKHKAAELTMDLECERVAGKLGLDQPELSLAESCASQPGNPAGGSQASHTTEVESELMNEDCVSLAVESTDTFTSVKQPQSSPGIKAQIDKRKKSQYFTGKSVREAPSPPRRKAFKKWTPPRSPFSLVQETLFHDPWKLLIATIFLNRTSGKMAIPVLWQFFERYPSPEVARGSDEKEVAELLKPLGLNELRAKTIVKFSDEYLTKQWKYPIELHGIGKYGNDSYRIFCVEEWRQVEPQDHKLNKYHAWLTENQEQLGI, encoded by the exons ATGATGATTGAAAAGCAGTGCATCGCATCTCACGCACAACAGGAAGAGGAGGCTGAGACTGAGCACCACAGCACCCGGCCGGGCCGCCCTGGGGTCCCGCCAGGATGGGACAAAGTGGTGAAAACCAGGAAATCGGGTAAAACCGCTGGGAAAATGGACGTTTACATCATAAG TCCACAGGGCACAAAATTCAGATCCAGATCGGCACTCCTGGTTTACCTTCAGAGCAGCAGTGACATCAATCTCAAGGCCGCTGATTTTGATTTCTCTCTGCCAAGGAGTGGTGGCATTTTACTAACACCCGATGGCAGGACCGAGAAGACCAAGCACTCAGACCATGAGGACAGAAGACAGAGTGCTAGGAATAAGCGCAGACACTCCATAAGAAGAGATGCCCCGGCAGGAATGGCGAGGGAAGGAAAGCAGCAGGAGGAGTTAGGCAACAAAACAACATCCGGTCAACAGGACAATAAACAGGTTCTTACAGGTCACATAGAAGAAAAGAGGACGGAGGAACAAAATGGAGATGTTGAAAAGGACCATATGAAACCAGAGGAACCCCAGAATGGactcttaaaaaataaactgctgAGAATAGCCCAGTCCAGTAAAAAACACAAGGCAGCAGAACTCACGATGGATCTAGAGTGTGAAAGGGTGGCAGGAAAATTGGGGCTCGACCAACCAGAGCTCTCTCTAGCTGAGAGTTGTGCCTCACAGCCTGGGAATCCAGCAGGGGGAAGCCAGGCCAGTCACACAACTGAAGTGGAGTCTGAACTGATGAATGAAGATTGTGTCTCGCTGGCTGTAGAGAGCACAGACACGTTCACATCAGTGAAACAACCGCAAAGCA GCCCTGGCATAAAGGCTCAGAttgacaaaaggaaaaaaagtcaGTACTTCACTGGGAAATCGGTCCGAGAAG CTCCAAGTCCACCCAGGCGCAAAGCTTTTAAGAAGTGGACCCCACCACGCTCGCCCTTTTCCCTGGTCCAGGAAACTCTTTTCCATGACCCCTGGAAGCTGCTGATTGCCACCATTTTCCTTAACAGAACTAGCG GTAAGATGGCGATCCCAGTGCTCTGGCAGTTTTTTGAGCGTTACCCATCTCCTGAGGTAGCCAGAGGAAGTGACGAGAAGGAAGTGGCTGAATTGCTCAAACCTCTGGGCCTGAATGAATTAAGAGCCAAAACAATCGTGAAGTTTTCAG ACGAGTACCTAACAAAACAATGGAAGTACCCCATTGAGCTGCACGGGATAGGAAAATATGGCAATGACTCCTACAGGATATTCTGTGTTGAGGAGTGGAGACAG GTTGAACCCCAAGACCACAAGCTGAACAAGTACCATGCTTGGCTTACGGAGAATCAAGAACAGCTGGGGATCTGA